A window from Purpureocillium takamizusanense chromosome 3, complete sequence encodes these proteins:
- a CDS encoding uncharacterized protein (COG:T~EggNog:ENOG503P1PY): MATAAQEEFDDLVAKNTARETLHPEDRRDDDDDDDDDQDEETAYRNAQIDAAMRIPTAGPELKLPPASFDSGRATGVKGVIADARSFQTARRSKWVDRAKSARRSILGLAGVTGNNAGGSRSESETDEDARSGDHSDEESFLREWRETRRRELERESSREVRNRRTSPSVRLYGRLDEVDAMGYLDAIEKVRRETKVVVFVYDNECDVSATIESAMLPLVKENPEVHFVKVHYDDIEFDPAAVPSLLAYRNQGDLFANLTGIIEMMPDDDSFDSGSLKHILQAHDVL, translated from the exons atggccaccgcTGCCCAGGAAGAATTCGACGATCTGGTCGCCAAGAACACTGCCCGCGAGACGCTCCATCCCGAGGAccgtcgcgacgacgacgacgacgacgacgacgaccaagacgaaGAGACGGCATACCGCAACGCGCAaatcgacgccgccatgcgcaTACCCACCGCCGGCCCGGAGCTCAAgctcccgcccgcgtcctTTGACAGCGGCCGCGCCACGGGCGTCAAGGGCGTCATCGCAGATGCCCGCTCCTTCCAGACGGCCCGCCGGTCAAAGTGGGTGGACCGCGCCAAGTCGGCCCGCAGGAGCATCttgggcctcgccggcgtgaCCGGCAAcaacgccggcggctccaggAGCGAAAgtgagacggacgaggacgcccgGAGCGGCGACCACTCGGATGAGGAGTCGTTTCTGCGGGAGTGGCGCGAGACGCGGAGGCGggagctcgagcgcgagTCCAGCCGCGAGGTCCGCAACaggaggacgagcccgagtGTGCGGCTGTACGGCCGGTTAGACGAGGTCGATGCCATGGGGTACCTGGACGCCATTGAAAAGGTCCGGCGCGAGACCAAGGTTGTCGTCTTCGTCTACGACAACGAG TGCGACGTATCGGCCACTATCGAGTCAGCCATGCTGCCCCTCGTCAAGGAGAACCCAGAAGTCCACTTCGTAAAGGTCCACTACGACGACATCGAGTTCGACCCTGCCGCGGTGCCGTCGCTCTTGGCCTACCGCAACCAGGGCGATTTGTTTGCCAACCTGACGGGGATCATCGAGATgatgcccgacgacgactcgttTGACAGCGGCTCGCTCAAGCACATTCTTCAGGCACACGACGTGCTATAG
- the STE4 gene encoding G protein subunit beta (COG:S~BUSCO:EOG092645OU~EggNog:ENOG503NUGZ) codes for MNSQGANDVSPEAMQARIQQARREAETLKDRIKRKKDELSDTTLRAVAQQAHEPIPKNQLMKAKRTLKGHLAKIYAMHWSTDRRHLVSASQDGKLIIWDAYTTNKVHAIPLRSSWVMTCAYAPSGNFVACGGLDNICSIYNLNQQRDGPTRVARELSGHAGYLSCCRFINDRAILTSSGDMTCMKWDIETGQKVTEFADHLGDVMSISLNPTNQNTFISGACDAFAKLWDIRAGKAVQTFAGHESDINAIQFFPDGHSFVTGSDDATCRLFDIRADRELNVYGSESILCGITSVATSVSGRLLFAGYDDFECKVWDVTRGEKVGSLVGHENRVSCLGVSNDGISLCTGSWDSLLKIWAY; via the exons ATGAATTCCCAGGGCGCCAACGATGTCTCCCCCGAGGCCATGCAGGCGCGGATCCAGCAGGCGCgtcgcgaggccgagacgcTCAAGGATCGCATCAAGCGCAAGAAGGATGAGCTGTCCGACACCACCC TCCGCGCTGTCGCTCAACAGGCGCATGAGCCGATTCCTAAGAACCAGCTCATGAAGGCCAAGCGAACACTCAAGGGCCACCTCGCCAAAATATATGCCATGCACTGGTCCACCGATCGAAGACAcctcgtctccgcctcccaggacggcaagctcaTCATTTGGGATGCCTACACCACCAACAAGGTCCATGCGATTCCCCTGCGATCCTCGTGGGTCATGACCTGCGCCTACGCGCCGAGCGGTAATTTTGTCGCCTGTGGCGGTTTGGACAACATCTGCTCTATTTACAACCTGAaccagcagcgcgacggTCCCACGCGGGTAGCTCGAGAGCTTTCCGGCCACGCCGGCTATCTCTCGTGCTGTCGTTTCATCAACGACCGGGCGATCCTGACGTCCTCGGGCGACATGACGTGCATGAAGTGGGACATTGAGACCGGCCAAAAGGTGACCGAGTTCGCCGACCATTTGGGTGATGTGATGAGCATCAGCCTGAACCCAACGAATCAAAACACATTTATCTCGGGAGCTTGCGACGCCTTCGCCAAGCTCTGGGACATCCGTGCTGGAAAGGCTGTTCAGACCTTTGCCGGACATGAGTCTGacatcaacgccatccaGTTCTTCCCGGATGGCCATTCGTTCGTCACGGGatccgacgacgccacctGCCGGCTATTCGACATCCGGGCTGACCGCGAGCTGAATGTCTACGGC TCCGAGTCCATTCTCTGCGGCATCACGTCTGTCGCCACCTCCGTGTCTGGCCGACTTCTCTTCGCTGGTTACGATGACTTCGAGTGCAAG GTGTGGGACGTTACGAGGGGAGAAAAGGTCGGAtcgctcgtcggccacgagaATCGTGTCAGCTGCTTGGGCGTTAGCAACGACGGCATCAGCTTGTGCACAGGCTCGTGGGATTCTCTG CTTAAAATCTGGGCGTACTGA
- a CDS encoding Acetoacetate--CoA ligase (TransMembrane:1 (o255-274i)~EggNog:ENOG503NU7T~COG:I) — MFPRPDFFSSARLNFAENLLFPPTSPPIDPSSPAVITTTELPGDLRSTSWAELREAVRRCANALRSAGLGPKDVVAGYVSNHVEAIVAMLGAASVGAIWTGISPDNGVSAVLDRLGQIAPKVLFADNGTVYNGKEWSSTSKTADIVAELSKSGLQTVVVINNIKSDLGLSDLEAHGVRAAAYDSFLDGAPSGDLVFEQLPPSHPLYILYSSGTTGLPKAIIHTALGTLIQHKKEHLLHCSLSSSSRMLYYTTTSWMMWHWSIGALAAGATLIVYSGSPFRPNSHLSLPRVLSDLKVTHFGTSAAYLTALEANDVRPVRGADIDLSHLQAIYSTASPLPPSTFRFVYEAFPKSVNLASITGGTDIISLFGAPCPLLPVRTGEIQCAGLGMDIRVVDSVTGEQVPAGEPGDLVCVKPFPCQPLTFFGGDGDAKYRAAYFERFEDVCGVKGPVWHHGDFVKIPDPGTGSLVMLGRSDGVLKPAGVRFGSAEIYNILTRFFASEVEDAVCVGRRRATDNDETVCLFVVMAPGKTFSEELKASIKAKIRGELSPRHVPGVIGECGGGIPKTGNGKKIEVAVKQILSGMNIKTNASVANPEALEWFKTWAAGH; from the exons ATGTTCCCCCGCCCCGAtttcttctcctcggcgcgcctAAACTTCGCCGAAAACCTTCTCTTcccgcccacctcgccgcccatcgaCCCATCCTCAcccgccgtcatcaccaccaccgagcTACCGGGCGATCTGCGATCCACATCTTGGGCCGAGCtccgcgaggccgtccgccgcTGCGCCAATGCCCTCCGTTCCGCTGGCCTCGGTCCCAAGGACGTCGTTGCCGGCTACGTCTCCAACCACGTCGAGGCTATCGTTGCCATGCTCGGTGCGGCCTCCGTCGGCGCTATCTGGACCGGCATCAGCCCCGACAATGGCGTctccgccgtgctcgaccgcctcggTCAGATTGCCCCCAAGGTGCTCTTCGCCGACAATGGCACCGTGTACAATGGCAAGGAGTGGTCCAGTACCTCCAAGACCGccgacatcgtcgccgagctgagCAAGTCCGGGCTGCagaccgtcgtcgtcatcaacaacatcaaGAGCGACCTAGGGCTCtccgacctcgaggcccaCGGCGTCAGGGCTGCCGCCTATGACTCGTTCCTCGATGGCGCTCCGTCCGGCGATCTCGTCTTCGAGcagctccctccctcgcacCCGCTGTACATCCTCTACTCCAGCGGCACGACGGGCCTTCCCAAAGCCATCATCCACACCGCCCTCGGCACTCTCATCCAACACAAAAAGGAGCACCTGCTCCACTgctcgctgtcgtcgtcgtcccgcaTGCTCTActacaccaccacctcgtgGATGATGTGGCACTGGAGcatcggcgcgctggccgctggcgccaccCTCATCGTCTACTCGGGGTCTCCGTTCCGGCCAAACTCGCACCTGTCCCTTCCCCGCGTCCTCTCCGACCTCAAGGTCACTCACTTCGGCACGTCGGCTGCTTACCTGACGGCCCTAGAGGCCAACGATGTTCGCCCCGTCCGCGGGGCCGACATTGACCTGTCGCATCTACAGGCCATATACTCGACCGCTTCCCCCTTGCCCCCGTCTACGTTTCGCTTCGTCTACGAAGCATTCCCCAAGAGCGTGAACCTGGCCTCCATCACGGGCGGCACGGACATCATCTCTCTCTTCGGCGCCCCCTGCCCACTGCTCCCCGTTCGCACCGGAGAGATCCAGTGCGCCGGCCTCGGAATGGACAttcgcgtcgtcgactcggtcACGGGAGAGCAGGTTCCGGCGGGCGAGCCTGGTGACTTGGTCTGCGTCAAGCCGTTCCCCTGCCAGCCCCTCAccttcttcggcggcgacggcgacgccaagtACAGGGCGGCATACTTTGAGCGGTTCGAGGATGTGTGCGGCGTCAAGGGGCCCGTGTGGCATCACGGCGACTTTGTCAAGATCCCGGATCCAGGCACCGGCAGCCTGGTCATGCTGGGCCGTTCCGATGGCGTCCTGAAGCCCGCGGGCGTGCGTTTCGGCTCTGCGGAGATTTACAACATCCTCACCAGATTCTTCGCGTCagaggtcgaggacgccgttTGCGTGGGCCGCCGCAGGGCgaccgacaacgacgagacggtcTGTCTCTTTGTCGTGATGGCCCCGGGGAAGACGTTTagcgaggagctcaaggccagcatcaaggccaagatACGGGGCGAGCTGAGTCCCAGGCACGTGCCAGGCGTCATCGGGgaatgcggcggcggcatccccaAGACGGGCAATGGCAAGAA GATCGAAGTCGCCGTCAAGCAGATTCTCTCTGGCATGAACATCAAGACCAACGCCAGCGTTGCCAACCCCGAGGCATTGGAATGGTTCAAGACTTGGGCCGCGGGCCACTGA